The Rhodopirellula bahusiensis genome window below encodes:
- a CDS encoding LamG-like jellyroll fold domain-containing protein, with amino-acid sequence MNEQPIHDLIEKYFLGELNENEQAELRLALEAERSYRDRFRRAAAIDAQLRHYWNEDIGEDENSRPFLPSEARSRLSSSIESETIEPRSLVTASPQTIDARWRTIAAAASLLAVVGVLSSGVWKASPEPTVAQSQPELTTAPQSVDDEPVTQNSSEVAWLVTGYNHRFNDGLSPLDNSFEKGDYELTDGSITLRFDSGVDVSIEAPARFTVVDSLRMKMDAGRARAIVPETGHGFVIQTPTADVEDLGTEFGVYVSEEQDVELHVFAGEVNVHTANLPSRRIQEDTAVHLTSVGTKHLSSTDDVAFTTRSKIGYQRWLADSTARREDPSTLLYFDFEPDADAPTLLRDRSQSGLDIDGQIQGCIWATGRWPNKGALLLERAGDRVELDVPGTFDALTISGWVQVNRFDQALQAFFNTRDWQSGEHHWNIQRNGGMSVGVSHAYTIHSAQKKVPLGRWTHLVASIDAQKQEATYYIDGELAQQRQWENTTSLAFGPCTIGAFGTTVADPVAVNSDEQASAGESSLHVESVRYNRELRGRIDELAIFAGAFSAEQVKELYEAGNGFD; translated from the coding sequence ATGAACGAACAACCGATCCATGACTTGATCGAGAAGTACTTTCTTGGCGAGTTGAACGAAAACGAGCAAGCCGAACTTCGGTTGGCATTGGAAGCAGAGCGAAGCTACCGAGACCGGTTTCGCCGCGCCGCGGCAATTGATGCGCAGTTGCGACACTACTGGAACGAAGACATCGGCGAGGATGAAAATTCGCGACCGTTCTTGCCAAGTGAAGCGAGATCTCGCCTGTCGAGCTCCATCGAATCTGAGACGATTGAACCACGGTCGCTTGTCACTGCATCTCCTCAAACTATCGATGCCCGATGGCGGACGATCGCTGCTGCGGCCAGTTTGCTTGCTGTGGTTGGCGTGTTGTCCTCTGGCGTTTGGAAAGCGTCGCCCGAGCCCACCGTGGCTCAATCGCAGCCGGAGTTGACAACGGCACCGCAGTCCGTTGACGACGAGCCAGTCACGCAGAACTCGTCCGAGGTGGCTTGGTTGGTGACGGGGTACAACCACCGGTTCAACGATGGTTTGTCGCCTCTGGACAACTCCTTTGAAAAGGGCGATTACGAACTCACCGACGGTTCCATCACGCTTCGTTTTGACAGTGGGGTCGATGTGTCGATCGAGGCACCGGCGCGGTTCACCGTGGTCGATTCACTGCGGATGAAGATGGACGCCGGGCGAGCCCGCGCGATCGTTCCCGAGACCGGCCATGGCTTTGTGATTCAGACACCGACGGCGGATGTCGAAGACCTGGGTACCGAGTTCGGTGTCTATGTCAGCGAAGAACAAGACGTGGAGTTGCACGTTTTTGCCGGCGAGGTCAACGTGCACACCGCCAACCTGCCTTCGCGGCGGATCCAGGAGGACACCGCTGTGCACTTGACCTCGGTGGGCACCAAGCATCTTTCGTCGACGGATGATGTCGCGTTCACAACTCGCAGCAAAATCGGATACCAGCGTTGGCTCGCCGACAGCACGGCGCGGCGTGAAGATCCTTCGACGCTGTTGTACTTTGATTTTGAGCCGGACGCGGACGCTCCCACGTTGCTTCGCGATCGGAGTCAATCCGGGTTGGACATTGATGGGCAAATCCAAGGTTGCATCTGGGCGACAGGCCGCTGGCCGAACAAAGGAGCCTTGTTGCTGGAACGTGCGGGTGATCGTGTGGAATTGGATGTCCCTGGGACCTTTGATGCACTGACGATCTCGGGATGGGTTCAGGTCAATCGTTTTGATCAAGCGTTGCAGGCGTTTTTCAACACGCGAGACTGGCAATCCGGTGAGCATCACTGGAACATCCAAAGGAACGGTGGGATGAGCGTTGGTGTGTCGCATGCCTACACGATTCACTCGGCGCAAAAGAAAGTTCCTCTGGGACGATGGACGCATTTGGTGGCATCGATTGACGCTCAAAAGCAAGAGGCCACGTACTACATCGATGGCGAACTCGCGCAGCAAAGGCAATGGGAAAACACGACGTCGCTTGCCTTTGGCCCGTGCACCATTGGTGCTTTCGGAACAACGGTCGCGGATCCGGTTGCTGTGAATTCAGATGAACAGGCAAGTGCGGGCGAGTCATCCCTTCATGTCGAATCGGTCCGCTACAACCGAGAACTGCGAGGCCGGATCGACGAACTGGCTATCTTCGCTGGAGCTTTCTCCGCCGAGCAAGTCAAAGAGCTTTATGAGGCCGGCAACGGGTTTGATTGA
- a CDS encoding sigma-70 family RNA polymerase sigma factor, whose translation MMDEGRFLSLFLKHERELASIARAFLPDWNAVDDVLQEASLVMWRKIHQLESDDEFLPWSKVILRFEILKARRRHARQNWVLSEELISKLMDESAEDEAAMRQAQQSAIQHCLRSFSEDHQKLLLAPHTSRGGVLALAEAGGHSANSLYKRIGRLRVKLHDCVVQRLSSADFDLPL comes from the coding sequence ATGATGGACGAAGGTCGCTTCTTATCACTGTTCCTCAAGCACGAGCGAGAACTCGCCAGCATCGCTCGCGCGTTTCTGCCGGATTGGAACGCGGTCGACGATGTGCTTCAGGAAGCCAGTTTGGTGATGTGGAGAAAGATTCATCAACTGGAATCGGACGACGAGTTTCTGCCTTGGTCCAAAGTCATCTTGCGTTTCGAGATTTTGAAAGCGAGGCGTCGGCATGCTCGCCAGAATTGGGTGCTCAGCGAAGAGTTGATCTCCAAATTGATGGATGAATCCGCCGAGGACGAAGCGGCGATGCGGCAGGCACAGCAATCCGCGATCCAGCATTGTCTGCGGTCGTTCAGCGAAGACCATCAAAAGCTGTTGCTGGCTCCTCACACCTCGCGAGGTGGCGTGTTGGCTTTGGCGGAAGCGGGCGGGCATTCCGCGAATAGTTTGTACAAGCGGATCGGACGTCTCCGCGTGAAGTTGCACGACTGTGTGGTGCAACGACTTTCCTCGGCCGATTTCGATCTCCCTCTCTGA
- a CDS encoding NAD(P) transhydrogenase subunit alpha: protein MEAVLLAFILMLSVFLGFELIAKVPATLHTPLMSGANAISGITVVGAIIAAGADLGPWSTWLGALAVFFATVNVVGGYMVTDRMLSMFKKKDSPSGGDS, encoded by the coding sequence ATGGAAGCCGTGCTACTCGCCTTCATTCTGATGCTGTCCGTTTTCTTGGGCTTTGAGCTGATCGCCAAAGTTCCCGCGACCTTGCACACGCCCTTGATGTCGGGTGCCAATGCGATCTCCGGCATCACCGTCGTCGGAGCAATCATTGCCGCCGGAGCTGACTTGGGCCCTTGGTCGACTTGGCTGGGAGCACTGGCGGTGTTCTTCGCCACTGTCAATGTCGTCGGCGGCTACATGGTGACCGATCGCATGCTGAGCATGTTCAAGAAAAAAGACAGTCCATCGGGAGGTGACTCATGA
- a CDS encoding DUF1559 domain-containing protein — MSLQVNRSRGFTLVELLVVIAIIGVLVGLLLPAVQSAREAARRMQCSNRLKQMSLALHNYHSSFNTFPSTGVLPEGQNVARYYPGITVALLPYIEQQSRYETIQQRLAASTSSFSRMFNGPEYESILPGVLCPSSPNSSQPAPYANNARINYMFNMGDGMLKLDAAWHHPNYINNKYVQARHRGPFHLESWVKFRDILDGTSNTLAFSESASAGSGNYSLEVKGSSGYNGALLDPDGAQPVIHPDVCVTSVVDPENRNFYLDPCDSWRGNFFQTGTPWNGFHTVVPPNGPSCWDSPTGYWAAIFTPNSYHTGGVHGALLDGSVRFISDSIDSGDLTQSQPLAGESPYGVWGALGTHRGAELPGEY, encoded by the coding sequence ATGTCATTACAGGTCAATCGTTCCCGCGGATTCACCCTGGTGGAACTGCTGGTTGTCATCGCAATCATTGGTGTCTTGGTGGGGCTTCTCTTGCCCGCGGTGCAGTCAGCGCGTGAAGCGGCCAGACGAATGCAATGCAGCAACCGTTTGAAACAAATGAGCTTGGCACTGCACAACTACCACTCCAGCTTCAACACGTTCCCCTCCACTGGGGTCCTACCAGAAGGGCAGAACGTTGCTCGCTACTATCCAGGTATAACAGTTGCTTTGCTGCCATACATCGAGCAGCAATCTCGCTACGAAACAATCCAGCAGCGTCTCGCCGCGTCGACGTCTTCGTTCAGCCGGATGTTCAATGGACCAGAATACGAATCCATTTTGCCGGGTGTGCTTTGCCCGTCATCTCCGAATTCGTCTCAACCGGCGCCTTATGCAAACAATGCTCGGATCAACTATATGTTCAACATGGGCGACGGCATGCTGAAGCTCGATGCTGCTTGGCACCACCCCAACTACATCAACAACAAATACGTTCAGGCACGTCACCGAGGTCCTTTCCACCTGGAATCTTGGGTCAAGTTCCGTGACATTCTCGACGGAACAAGCAACACGTTGGCATTCAGCGAATCGGCCAGTGCTGGCTCCGGCAACTACTCCTTGGAGGTGAAAGGGAGTTCAGGCTACAACGGTGCTCTGCTCGACCCCGATGGTGCCCAACCTGTGATTCATCCCGACGTATGTGTCACCAGCGTCGTCGATCCGGAAAACCGGAACTTCTACCTGGACCCATGCGACTCCTGGCGTGGAAACTTCTTCCAAACAGGAACGCCATGGAACGGCTTTCACACTGTTGTTCCGCCCAACGGCCCAAGTTGCTGGGACAGTCCGACAGGGTACTGGGCCGCAATCTTCACACCCAACAGCTATCACACCGGTGGTGTTCACGGGGCGCTGTTAGATGGGTCGGTAAGGTTCATCTCCGATTCGATCGACAGTGGAGACCTGACACAATCTCAGCCACTCGCTGGCGAAAGCCCCTATGGTGTCTGGGGTGCACTCGGAACTCACCGAGGTGCCGAGCTACCCGGCGAGTATTGA
- a CDS encoding ankyrin repeat domain-containing protein has translation MNRYFPALLVVLFACGFVSAPSAFASELMDAIHEQDSAQVRTLIAAGANVNEVDGDGYFPLYYSIVYESPELTRMLLKAGAKVDQKEPEYGMPMIAHASAIGNLKVVQVLLQFKANPKAKDKFGGTAIEEAAYNGFKEIADLLIHHGAQTKYPAHVAAGLGKEKELRGLIPKLKDINLECPGWRTTPLHFAASGSSIENCRLLLDAGADPNKKNLFGTTPLHIAADSENVPLIKLLLAKGADPAQRDTEGLVPGQNSQDVNVRRLLATPVRGF, from the coding sequence ATGAATCGATACTTCCCTGCTCTGCTTGTGGTGCTTTTCGCCTGCGGTTTTGTCTCCGCTCCCTCCGCATTCGCATCTGAGCTGATGGACGCAATTCATGAACAAGACTCAGCTCAAGTCCGGACGCTGATCGCGGCTGGCGCAAATGTCAATGAAGTGGATGGTGATGGATATTTTCCGCTGTACTACTCGATCGTGTATGAGTCACCGGAGCTCACGCGAATGCTGTTGAAGGCGGGCGCGAAGGTCGATCAGAAGGAGCCCGAGTATGGGATGCCCATGATTGCTCACGCTTCTGCCATCGGGAACTTGAAGGTTGTTCAAGTGTTGCTTCAGTTCAAAGCCAATCCGAAAGCCAAGGACAAGTTCGGGGGAACGGCGATCGAAGAGGCTGCGTACAACGGATTCAAAGAGATTGCTGATTTGTTGATCCATCATGGTGCTCAAACAAAATATCCGGCGCACGTGGCAGCTGGACTCGGCAAGGAGAAGGAATTGCGTGGCCTGATCCCGAAGCTCAAAGACATCAACTTGGAATGTCCGGGTTGGCGAACGACGCCACTTCACTTCGCCGCATCGGGAAGCAGCATCGAAAACTGTCGATTGCTGCTCGATGCTGGTGCTGACCCGAACAAGAAGAACTTATTCGGAACAACTCCATTGCACATCGCCGCCGACAGCGAAAATGTGCCGTTGATCAAGTTGCTGCTGGCCAAAGGAGCCGATCCGGCTCAGCGCGATACGGAAGGATTGGTTCCAGGGCAGAATTCACAAGACGTCAACGTCCGACGATTGCTGGCAACGCCGGTGCGCGGTTTTTGA
- a CDS encoding Re/Si-specific NAD(P)(+) transhydrogenase subunit alpha, translating to MMQIGVPRERWPGEARVALVPASVKKLIQSGFSVEIETGAGIQSGFTDDAYTEAGAVLQTDRTSVLSSSDIVLRVRRPEIEEVSSLRREGIHISFLDPFNEKELIGEMAKCGVTSVSMEMIPRSTRAQKMDALSSQANLAGYVTVIQAAYHSKKIFPMMMTPSGTIRPARVFVIGAGVAGLQAIATAKRLGARVDAFDTRPVVAEQVRSLGAKFVEIDLGEVGQTEQGYAKALTPEQIELQKEGQKKVIAASDVVITTAQLFGRPAPRIVTRDMLLAMQPGSVVVDMAVETGGNVEGSVLNEIVDVEGVKIIGQGNLPSEVSRNASEMYSNNLTALIDEFWDAETKQFAFAPEDEIVQAAVITRGGEIVNETIAKLHS from the coding sequence GTGATGCAGATTGGCGTCCCCCGCGAACGTTGGCCCGGCGAAGCCAGAGTGGCGCTCGTCCCCGCAAGCGTCAAGAAGCTGATTCAGTCTGGTTTTTCAGTCGAGATCGAAACCGGAGCGGGAATTCAATCAGGGTTCACCGACGACGCTTACACGGAAGCCGGCGCCGTCCTCCAAACCGACCGGACGTCCGTTCTATCAAGCTCGGACATTGTGCTGCGAGTCCGACGGCCCGAGATCGAAGAGGTTTCGTCGCTCCGTCGCGAAGGCATCCACATCAGTTTTCTCGACCCGTTCAACGAAAAAGAACTGATAGGCGAAATGGCCAAGTGTGGCGTGACGTCGGTCTCGATGGAAATGATCCCGCGATCCACTCGTGCACAAAAGATGGACGCCTTGTCCTCGCAAGCCAACCTGGCGGGCTATGTCACGGTGATCCAGGCCGCTTATCACAGCAAGAAGATTTTCCCGATGATGATGACGCCCTCGGGAACCATTCGGCCCGCTCGGGTGTTCGTGATCGGTGCGGGTGTTGCCGGACTGCAAGCGATCGCGACCGCCAAACGCCTGGGGGCTCGCGTCGACGCCTTCGACACTCGTCCCGTGGTCGCCGAACAAGTTCGTTCCCTCGGTGCCAAGTTCGTAGAGATCGATTTGGGCGAAGTGGGACAAACGGAACAAGGGTACGCCAAAGCACTCACGCCCGAACAAATTGAACTTCAAAAGGAAGGCCAAAAGAAAGTCATTGCGGCATCGGATGTGGTCATCACAACCGCTCAGTTGTTTGGACGCCCAGCACCTCGCATCGTCACACGCGACATGCTGCTAGCGATGCAACCGGGCAGCGTTGTCGTCGACATGGCGGTGGAAACAGGCGGCAACGTCGAAGGTTCGGTACTGAATGAGATCGTCGATGTCGAAGGCGTCAAAATCATTGGCCAAGGTAACTTGCCGTCCGAGGTGAGTCGCAATGCCAGCGAAATGTACTCGAACAACTTGACCGCCTTGATCGACGAATTCTGGGACGCCGAAACCAAGCAATTCGCGTTTGCCCCCGAGGACGAAATCGTTCAGGCCGCCGTCATCACGCGTGGTGGCGAAATCGTGAACGAAACCATCGCCAAGCTTCATTCCTAG
- a CDS encoding sialidase family protein: MNRSLSGRSNLFSVLACLPLLWMAGIISATSVASGDGPDLPVVDLSQQTERQVVIAAGTEDVYQGHPTTLRLPKSDTIYCVWCVNHGGSAGPMAKSEDGGLTWSRLDDQLPPNFSKHQNCPSIYRIADPEGKPRLWVFSAALNQRGGPGMPSIMSEDDGKTWTEMPPLGFPCVMTFSSVVTLKDGRTLGLYHKGPDGKDRAPLTVLQTITADGGFTWSEPRVVAEVEGKNPCEPFVFRSPDGEELCCLMRENTHRGRSLMMFSRDEGQTWSTPVDTPWGLSGDRHIGVALPDGRWVFAFRDQAPGSPTLGHFVAWVGTYEDIRENRPGQYRIKLLHSHAKNVRDCGYPGVELLPDGTIVATTYIKYRPGPEKHSVVTTRFRIEETDALLRDVE; the protein is encoded by the coding sequence ATGAATCGATCGCTCTCTGGTCGAAGCAATCTGTTCTCCGTTTTGGCTTGCCTTCCTTTGCTTTGGATGGCTGGAATCATCTCGGCCACTTCGGTCGCATCCGGCGATGGTCCTGATCTACCGGTCGTGGATTTGTCGCAGCAAACAGAACGCCAGGTCGTCATCGCTGCGGGAACGGAAGATGTCTATCAAGGCCACCCGACGACGTTGAGGTTGCCGAAGAGCGACACGATCTATTGTGTTTGGTGTGTCAATCACGGTGGCTCCGCCGGCCCGATGGCCAAGAGCGAGGATGGTGGACTGACGTGGTCGCGACTGGACGATCAGTTGCCGCCCAATTTTTCCAAGCATCAGAATTGTCCGAGCATCTATCGGATTGCGGATCCCGAGGGGAAGCCACGATTGTGGGTGTTCTCGGCGGCGCTCAATCAGCGTGGCGGTCCGGGAATGCCGAGCATCATGAGCGAAGATGATGGGAAGACTTGGACGGAGATGCCGCCACTTGGTTTTCCATGTGTGATGACGTTCAGTAGCGTGGTGACACTGAAAGATGGCCGAACGTTGGGGCTGTATCACAAAGGACCGGACGGCAAAGACCGAGCGCCGTTGACGGTGTTGCAAACCATCACGGCGGACGGCGGGTTCACTTGGTCTGAGCCGCGAGTTGTCGCGGAGGTGGAAGGGAAGAATCCCTGCGAGCCGTTTGTGTTTCGTTCGCCCGACGGCGAAGAGTTGTGCTGCCTTATGCGAGAGAACACGCACCGCGGTCGCAGTTTGATGATGTTCTCCCGCGACGAGGGGCAGACCTGGAGCACACCCGTTGATACGCCATGGGGATTGTCGGGCGATCGGCACATCGGCGTGGCGTTGCCGGACGGTCGCTGGGTGTTCGCGTTTCGCGATCAGGCTCCTGGCAGCCCGACGCTTGGGCACTTCGTGGCTTGGGTGGGAACCTATGAGGACATTCGCGAGAATCGGCCCGGGCAATATCGTATCAAGCTCTTGCACAGTCACGCGAAGAACGTTCGCGATTGTGGTTATCCTGGCGTCGAGTTGTTGCCCGATGGAACGATCGTGGCGACCACCTACATCAAGTATCGCCCCGGCCCAGAAAAACACTCGGTTGTGACCACTCGCTTTCGCATCGAAGAAACCGATGCGTTGCTTCGCGACGTCGAGTGA
- a CDS encoding FAD-dependent oxidoreductase, which yields MTERTTCLIAGGGPAGMFLGFLLARAGVSVTVIEKHADFLRDFRGDTIHPSTMQNLHELGLLDEFLPLMDFRANKLKVNINGQTFDGPDFSDLDTKCPFMGFVPQWDLLNFMAEKAAQYPGFDLRMSTKAVDVIRDGGRVRGLRCESDEETYDIHADLVVACDGRGSTIRQCTDHAVDEVGIPIDALWFQLARPEGDRGHTLGWLKNGNMLITIPRRDHYQIAMVIRKGGFDSIRAMGLEAFRGTVASVCPVLKDVTGSLSDWNDVKLLSVQINHMRTWYEPGLLFIGDSAHAMSPVGGVGINLAIQDAVAAANLLSKPLLAGKLTEAELASVQNRRSPPTQRMQRLQRLAHHQLFGRSQNDGQPFSPPWYLKWVLPIAAPFLRRKASRWIGLGFCQEHIQTSPAVPNATSSV from the coding sequence ATGACTGAACGCACAACATGCTTGATCGCAGGTGGCGGCCCCGCGGGAATGTTTCTGGGTTTCCTGCTCGCCCGCGCCGGTGTGTCCGTGACCGTGATTGAGAAACATGCCGACTTCCTTCGTGATTTTCGCGGCGACACGATCCACCCTTCGACCATGCAGAACTTGCACGAACTTGGTCTGCTCGACGAGTTCCTTCCGCTGATGGACTTCCGAGCAAACAAGCTCAAAGTCAACATCAACGGCCAAACCTTTGACGGCCCAGACTTTTCGGATCTTGATACGAAGTGTCCCTTCATGGGCTTCGTCCCGCAGTGGGACTTGCTGAACTTCATGGCCGAGAAGGCGGCCCAATACCCGGGCTTTGACCTACGAATGAGCACGAAGGCGGTGGACGTGATTCGCGATGGCGGGCGAGTGCGTGGTCTGCGTTGTGAATCAGACGAAGAAACCTACGACATCCACGCCGACCTCGTGGTTGCTTGCGATGGTCGCGGCTCAACGATTCGGCAATGCACGGATCATGCCGTCGACGAAGTTGGCATTCCCATCGATGCTCTTTGGTTCCAACTCGCTCGTCCCGAAGGCGATCGCGGGCACACTCTTGGTTGGCTGAAAAACGGCAACATGCTGATCACCATCCCGCGACGTGACCACTACCAAATCGCCATGGTGATACGCAAAGGCGGGTTCGATTCGATCCGAGCCATGGGACTCGAAGCCTTCCGCGGCACTGTTGCGTCGGTGTGCCCAGTCCTGAAGGACGTCACTGGATCGCTGAGCGATTGGAACGATGTCAAATTGCTTTCGGTTCAAATCAATCACATGCGAACGTGGTACGAACCAGGCTTGTTATTCATCGGCGACTCGGCTCACGCGATGTCTCCCGTTGGCGGCGTGGGCATCAATTTGGCGATCCAAGACGCGGTCGCCGCGGCCAACTTGTTGTCGAAACCATTGCTGGCCGGAAAATTGACGGAGGCGGAACTCGCTTCGGTTCAAAACCGCAGGAGTCCTCCAACGCAAAGGATGCAACGCTTGCAAAGGCTCGCTCACCATCAGCTTTTTGGGCGAAGCCAAAACGACGGCCAACCATTTTCGCCGCCGTGGTATCTGAAGTGGGTGTTGCCGATCGCCGCCCCATTCCTGCGTCGCAAAGCATCCCGATGGATTGGGCTCGGATTTTGCCAAGAGCACATCCAAACCTCGCCTGCAGTGCCCAATGCGACTTCGTCTGTTTGA
- a CDS encoding polysaccharide deacetylase family protein → MFFKSKLNCLLFLAASIAASTTTVAEEGYWPDGKTYCVTLTYDDGIPSQIAHALPQLKAAKMKGTFFCPGGVTYRWSQEDLDQIRDEGHELAGHTINHPCARKNDWVKPGNASEDYDDARMAKELDENLANLISNGVQSELATFAYPCGNTSIGEDKHSYVPLVKERFFAARGTQFGIEIPSQGDTDLFEVKTVAGHERDLAYQLDQVTNAREKQGWLVIMFHGVGGDHLAISADDHKEILRFLQNDDSVWVTTFQEAAAWVKSKPVATKTTAPAAADYGE, encoded by the coding sequence ATGTTTTTCAAGTCCAAACTCAACTGTCTTTTGTTCCTCGCCGCATCGATCGCCGCTTCAACGACAACGGTTGCGGAGGAAGGGTACTGGCCTGACGGCAAGACATATTGCGTCACGCTGACCTATGACGACGGGATACCAAGTCAGATCGCTCATGCCTTGCCGCAATTGAAAGCGGCGAAAATGAAAGGAACCTTCTTTTGCCCCGGAGGCGTTACCTATCGTTGGTCGCAGGAAGACCTGGACCAGATTCGCGACGAGGGCCACGAGTTGGCGGGGCACACCATCAATCACCCTTGCGCTCGGAAGAACGATTGGGTGAAACCGGGCAACGCTTCAGAAGACTACGACGACGCTCGCATGGCGAAAGAACTCGATGAAAACCTAGCGAACTTGATCAGTAATGGCGTCCAAAGCGAGCTCGCCACGTTTGCCTACCCTTGCGGGAACACATCGATCGGCGAAGACAAACACAGCTATGTTCCATTGGTCAAAGAGCGGTTCTTCGCCGCGCGAGGCACCCAGTTTGGAATCGAAATCCCCAGCCAAGGCGACACTGATCTATTTGAAGTGAAAACGGTCGCGGGCCACGAACGCGACCTGGCGTATCAACTCGACCAAGTGACCAACGCGCGAGAGAAACAAGGCTGGCTCGTGATCATGTTCCACGGCGTGGGTGGCGACCACTTGGCTATCAGCGCCGACGACCACAAAGAGATCCTGCGATTCCTGCAGAACGACGATTCGGTGTGGGTCACAACATTTCAAGAGGCTGCCGCTTGGGTGAAATCCAAACCGGTCGCGACAAAAACGACCGCACCGGCTGCGGCGGATTACGGTGAATAG
- a CDS encoding NAD(P)(+) transhydrogenase (Re/Si-specific) subunit beta, translating to MSIEVLGSVYILAAILFVFGLKLMSSPATAVRGNLLSSVGMLMAVLITLTSKEILDYRYLAGAAILGAVVGAIAARRVAMTGMPEMVALFNGSGGIASLLVGWAALYGQESSAFTLITVLLSVLIGGVTFSGSLVAWAKLSETISSGAMTFAGQRVVNVLLLLVLLACSIAMVVNPAYTFPLIFVVIGLSILLGVMAVIPIGGADMPVVISLLNSYSGLAACAAGFAINNTILIVAGSLVGAAGLILTNIMCKAMNRSLSNVLFSGFAATTKATKVEGEVKPITADDAYLILEAASSVVMVPGYGMAVAQAQHVVRELGELLEANGADVSYAIHPVAGRMPGHMNVLLAEANVPYDQLIEMDEINPRIENIDVAIVIGANDVVNPAAREDENSPIYGMPIINVDHARTVFVLKRSMASGFSGVDNPLFFGENTRMLFGDAKQSLSSVIAEFKS from the coding sequence ATGAGCATTGAAGTTCTGGGTTCGGTTTACATCCTCGCTGCCATCTTGTTTGTCTTTGGGCTCAAACTCATGAGCTCCCCAGCAACCGCCGTGCGAGGCAATTTGCTGTCGTCGGTCGGGATGCTGATGGCCGTCCTGATCACGCTCACATCCAAGGAAATCCTGGACTATCGCTACCTGGCTGGCGCAGCAATTTTGGGCGCAGTCGTCGGAGCAATCGCGGCACGACGTGTCGCCATGACGGGCATGCCCGAAATGGTTGCGTTGTTCAATGGTTCGGGCGGCATCGCGAGTCTGCTGGTCGGTTGGGCCGCGCTGTATGGTCAGGAGTCTTCGGCCTTCACGTTGATCACGGTCCTTCTCTCGGTTTTGATTGGTGGCGTGACATTTTCAGGATCGCTGGTCGCATGGGCAAAGCTGTCTGAAACGATCAGCAGTGGAGCAATGACCTTCGCGGGTCAACGTGTCGTCAATGTTTTGCTGCTGCTCGTCCTGTTGGCATGTTCGATAGCGATGGTCGTGAACCCTGCCTACACATTCCCACTGATCTTCGTCGTGATCGGACTGTCGATCTTGCTGGGTGTGATGGCGGTCATTCCGATCGGTGGAGCCGACATGCCCGTCGTGATTTCACTGCTGAACAGCTACTCGGGACTCGCCGCCTGTGCCGCTGGTTTCGCAATCAACAACACGATCCTGATCGTTGCCGGATCGCTGGTTGGCGCTGCGGGTCTGATCCTGACCAATATCATGTGCAAAGCGATGAATCGATCGCTCAGCAACGTGCTGTTCTCCGGATTCGCAGCAACAACCAAAGCCACCAAAGTCGAAGGCGAAGTCAAACCAATCACCGCCGACGACGCCTACCTGATTCTCGAAGCAGCTTCTTCAGTCGTGATGGTTCCAGGCTACGGCATGGCGGTCGCGCAGGCCCAACACGTCGTTCGCGAACTAGGGGAATTGCTCGAAGCCAACGGAGCCGACGTCAGTTACGCCATTCACCCCGTGGCTGGACGGATGCCCGGGCACATGAACGTTCTGCTTGCCGAAGCGAATGTGCCTTACGATCAGTTGATTGAAATGGACGAGATCAACCCACGGATCGAGAACATTGATGTGGCGATCGTGATCGGAGCCAACGACGTCGTGAACCCAGCGGCACGTGAGGATGAGAACAGCCCCATCTACGGCATGCCGATCATCAATGTCGACCACGCAAGAACCGTGTTCGTGCTGAAGCGATCGATGGCGTCCGGGTTCTCCGGCGTCGACAACCCTCTGTTCTTTGGCGAGAACACCAGAATGCTGTTCGGCGACGCCAAGCAATCTCTCAGCAGTGTGATCGCCGAATTCAAATCCTGA